A genomic segment from Panthera tigris isolate Pti1 chromosome A1, P.tigris_Pti1_mat1.1, whole genome shotgun sequence encodes:
- the LOC122231328 gene encoding protocadherin gamma-A4-like, translating into MAAPPYRPDCSRLVRICVLLGALWEIQAEQIRYSVPEELDKGSYVGNIAKDLGLEPRELSERGVRIISRGRTHLFALNPRSGSLVTAGKIDREELCERSPKCVVSLEILLEDKVKIFGVEVEIIDVNDNAPNFGIEQREIKVAENENPGTRFPLPEAFDPDVGVNSLQGYQLSSNVHFSLDVQSGVDGIKYPELVLELALDREEEAVHHLLLTAFDGGDLVRSGTVKIHVTLMDTNDNAPVFTQPEYHVNVPENVPVGYWLLTVKATDPDEGANGEVTYSFRKVSDKMSQLFQLNSLTGDITIVGDLDYEDSGFYDIDVEAHDGPGLRARSKVLVTVLDVNDNAPEVTVTSLTSSIQETSSPGTVIALFNVHDSDSGENGLVTCSILDNLPFTLEKTYGNYHRLSTQRTLDREEVSEYNITVTSTDHGTPPLSTETHISLHVADINDNPPTFPHASYSAYIPENNPRGASILSMSAQDPDSIENARVTYSLAEDTLHGMPLSFYVSINSDTGVLYALCSFDYEQVRDLQLLVTASDSGDPPLSSNVSLSIFVLDQNDNSPEILYPALPTDGSIGVELAPRSAEPGYLVTKVVAVDRDSGQNAWLSYRLLKASEPGLFTVGLHTGEVRTARALLDRDALKQSLVVAVQDHGQPPLSATVTLTVAVAESIPEVLADLSSLKPSAYADDSSLTLYLVVAVATVSCVFLAFVIVLLALRLRRWHTSRQLQAAGVGLAGVPASHFVGMDGVRAFLQTYSQEVSLRADSRESHVIFPQPNYADTLLSQESCGKSEPLLITQDLLETKGDPGSHQVSQSCHTKT; encoded by the coding sequence ATGGCGGCTCCTCCTTATCGGCCAGACTGCAGCCGGCTGGTCAGGATCTGCGTTCTCCTGGGGGCTCTGTGGGAAATACAGGCGGAACAGATACGATACTCGGTGCCTGAGGAGCTGGACAAAGGCTCTTATGTGGGCAACATCGCCAAGGACCTGGGACTGGAGCCCCGGGAACTGTCAGAGCGGGGAGTCCGCATCATCTCCAGAGGTAGGACGCATCTCTTTGCTCTGAACCCTCGAAGTGGCAGCTTGGTCACCGCGGGTAAGATAGACCGGGAAGAGCTCTGTGAGAGATCTCCAAAGTGTGTAGTAAGCCTGGAGATTCTTCTGGAGGACAAAGTGAAGATTTTTGGAGTAGAAGTGGAAATAATCGATGTTAATGATAACGCACCCAACTTTGGGATAgagcaaagggaaataaaagtcgCTGAAAATGAAAATCCTGGGACAAGATTTCCTCTTCCTGAAGCTTTTGATCCAGATGTAGGGGTCAACTCCCTGCAGGGTTACCAGCTCAGTTCAAATGTTCACTTCTCCCTAGACGTGCAAAGTGGAGTGGATGGCATTAAGTACCCTGAGCTGGTGCTGGAGCTTGCCCTAGATAGAGAAGAAGAGGCGGTTCACCACCTCCTCCTCACCGCCTTTGATGGAGGCGACCTGGTTCGCTCTGGCACTGTCAAGATTCATGTAACTCTTATGGATACCAACGACAATGCTCCTGTATTTACTCAGCCAGAGTACCACGTGAATGTTCCGGAGAATGTGCCAGTGGGCTACTGGCTACTCACTGTAAAGGCCACTGATCCAGATGAAGGAGCCAATGGAGAAGTAACATATTCTTTCCGCAAAGTGAGTGATAAAATGTCCCAACTATTCCAGTTGAATTCTTTGACTGGGGACATAACAATAGTGGGGGATCTAGATTATGAAGACTCTGGATTCTATGATATAGATGTAGAAGCCCATGATGGACCTGGTCTCCGAGCCAGAAGTAAAGTTCTGGTGACAGTTCTGGATGTAAATGACAATGCTCCAGAAGTCACAGTTACATCTCTCACCAGCTCTATCCAAGAAACTTCTTCCCCAGGTACAGTAATTGCACTTTTCAATGTGCATGACAGTGATTCAGGAGAGAATGGCCTTGTCACATGTTCTATTCTGGATAATCTGCCATTCACACTTGAAAAGACCTATGGAAATTATCATCGTCTGTCGACACAAAGAACACTGGATAGGGAAGAAGTCTCAGAATATAACATCACAGTAACTTCCACTGATCATGGAACTCCACCACTGTCTACAGAAACTCACATCTCATTGCATGTGGCAGACATCAACGACAACCCACCTACTTTCCCTCATGCTTCCTACTCTGCCTACATTCCTGAAAACAACCCTAGAGGAGCTTCCATTTTATCCATGTCTGCCCAGGACCCTGACAGCATTGAGAATGCCAGAGTAACTTACTCCTTAGCTGAGGACACACTGCACGGGATGCCTCTCTCCTTCTATGTTTCCATCAACTCTGATACTGGTGTCCTGTATGCATTGTGCTCCTTTGACTATGAGCAGGTTAGAGACCTGCAACTACTAGTGACAGCCAGCGACAGTGGGGACCCTCCACTCAGCAGCAATGTGTCCTTGAGTATTTTTGTTCTGGATCAGAACGACAATTCCCCTGAAATCCTGTACCCTGCTCTCCCCACTGACGGTTCCATAGGCGTGGAGCTGGCACCCCGATCAGCAGAGCCTGGCTACCTGGTGACCAAGGTGGTGGCAGTGGACAGAGACTCTGGCCAGAATGCCTGGCTGTCCTACCGTCTACTCAAGGCCAGCGAGCCAGGGCTCTTCACGGTGGGGCTGCACACGGGCGAGGTGCGCACTGCACGGGCCCTGCTGGACAGAGATGCGCTCAAGCAGAGTCTGGTGGTGGCGGTGCAGGACCACGGCCAACCCCCTCTCTCAGCCACTGTCACACTCACAGTGGCGGTGGCTGAAAGCATTCCAGAAGTCCTGGCTGACCTGAGCAGCCTCAAGCCCTCAGCCTATGCTGATGACTCTAGCCTCACGCTGTACCTGGTGGTGGCGGTGGCCACAGTTTCCTGTGTCTTCCTTGCCTTTGTCATTGTTCTACTGGCGCTCAGGCTGAGGCGCTGGCACACTTCGCGTCAGCTCCAGGCTGCGGGGGTCGGATTGGCTGGAGTGCCAGCCTCGCACTTTGTGGGCATGGATGGGGTGCGAGCTTTCCTGCAGACCTATTCCCAGGAGGTCTCCCTCAGGGCAGACTCCAGGGAGAGTCATGTGATCTTCCCCCAGCCCAACTATGCCGACACGCTCCTCAGCCAGGAGAGCTGTGGGAAAAGCGAGCCTCTTCTCATAACTCAGGATTTACTTGAAACAAAAGGAGACCCTGGTTCTCATCAGGTGAGTCAATCTTGCCACACCAAAACATAG